In the Candidatus Poribacteria bacterium genome, GGTCCGCAACCGTAGCAGCGAGTTTCTAAAGTATGATGATGTCGTAGCCATTGAAGCGGAGTGCCCTTCCGTTGAATTGGTGATACCACGTATTCCGCGATGGGGTGGCGTTCTCGTTCAAGCCGCAGATGGTGCCGAAAGCCGCACCGGATATAACGGCGTTGATTCGCACTTTCCGATTGGGATGAATTGGGAGATAGGACGAGGGCGTTTCTTTACAGAGACTGAATTCAACGATCGGCAAAAAGTCTGTGTCATTGGATCCGAACTGGCAACCGAACTGTTTGGGGAGGATGAGCCCATCGGCAAGCAAATCAAGGTCGCACGAAGTGCCGACTGGGAAGTCAAACGGGAAGAACGAGAAAGAGTGATGGTCCGGTTCACGGTGGTAGGTGTAATGCAGACGCGCGGAAGAAGTCTTCGTTTTGGCTGGAATCTCGATAACATTCTATTTGTACCGTTGACTACTGCACAAGAGAGATTTACCGGAAATGACCACGTCACGATGTTCACCGTCAAGGCAAAACATATAAATTTGATTGACAAAGCCCAAGAAGAGGTCAAAACGGTGATGAGAAAACAACATCGCAACCAAGACGATTTTTTCCACATTTGGGTTTTGAATGAAAGCATGGAGCAGCTGAATAAAATTAGTTGGGTTATCAAAATCACGCTGGGTAGCATCGCTGGATTTTCTTTGCTCGTTGGTGGGATTGGTATTATGAATATGATGTTGGTGTCCGTTACGGAACGGACCCGAGAAATCGGATTACGAAAGGCGATTGGTGCCAAGCGGCGGGACATCCTCCTTCAGTTTCTAGTTGAAGCGGTGGTAATGTGTAGTATTGGTGGATTGCTTGGGATTGGATTGGGTATTGGCGCAGGTTACGGCATGGCGAATATTGCGGTAAAGATTGTGAAGGTTGTCCCGGAGTGGCCCGCTACCATTTCCACAGAGTGGATAGTTATCTCGGTTACCTTTTCGGCACTTATCGGTATTGTCTTCGGCGTTTATCCCGCGGTAAAAGCGGCACAACTTTCGCCTATTGAAGCGTTGAGGACAGAATAGAAACGTTTGTAAATTGTAAGGAACCGGCGAACAACCTAACGAATCAATCAAAGGAGAAGATCGTATGAATCTCATCGAATGTATTATGGTTGGACTTGCCAGTCTACGGCGTAATCCACTCCGTTCCGGATTGACTATTTTGGGCATTGCTATCGGTGTTGGGGCGGTCGTGAGCATGGTTTCGGTCGGTGACGGTTCACGTGCATTGGTCTTAGGCGAAATAGAACGCACCGGCGGATTGACCATGATTGAGATTACACGGGACGATTGGGATCGGCAATCAGGGACATTCAGCAGAAGGGCAGGACGTACCCTGAGACGTTGGCGTAGAAACCGTGCAGAACACCTAGAAACCCAAGATATATATGAGATTATGGAAAGAGGGAGAGGTGTTGTCCATGTAGTCGGTGAAGATGACATGCCGGGCTGGAATGTATATCATGAGGGAGCCAGTAGGAATTCTAGAGTGGTTGCAGGGACCGCAGGGTATGATCGATCACACAATTGGTATCCAGTCATGGGACGGTTCTTCACTGAGGAGGAGGTTGAAAGAGCAAGCACGGTCACCGTTATCGGCTATAAAATCTACGATGAAGTCTTCAAAGGTGAGGACCCAATCGGCAAGGAGATGAAGGCGACACGTACAACGAGCTGGGGACCTCGATATGACGTACGCCTGACGGTAATCGGTGTGATGGAAGAGAAAGGCGATGCGATGGATACCGAAGGTTGGGATGAGCGTTTTATCATCCCCCTCACAACATTTCAGCAGCGCTTTACCGGACGGAAGGAGGTCGAGCGTATCCGTGTGGAGGCAACAAGCCTTGATGAGGTTGAAATCGCGAAAGAGGAAGCGAAGCATATTTTGGGTAGGCTGCACAATAATTCTGGAGAGGAATATCAATACTGGACAGCACAGGAGGAATTGGCAACCGCTGAAAAGATCGGGAATACGATGAAAGCCTTAATGGGTGGGATTGCGCTGATTGCACTCTTTGTGGCAGGAATCGGCATCATGAATATCATGCTAGTCTCGGTCACAGAACGAACAAAGGAGATTGGCCTGCGCAAGGCACTTGGGGCAAAGCGGCGCGATATTTTGACACAATTTCTGATCGAGGCGTTAGTCCTAAGTATAACAGGTGGTATCTTGGGGGCGATTCTTGGTATTTTTCTGGGGAAGGGTAGTGCCGCGTTGATCGCTAAATTTGTGTGGGAAGGCAGCAATTGGCCCTCGGTCATTTCATATTCTACCATGATCATCGCCATGGGCGTCTCTGTGGGCATTGGGGTTATCTTCGGGTTGTACCCCGCTTACAGAGCAGCAATCCTAATGCCGATAGAAGCGTTGCGGGAGGTGCCGGGAGATGAAAGCCTCAGGATTGATGGACAAGAATTTAAGCTTGCCTCGCTTTCCGGAAGATTTTGGGGACAGTTACTGGACAGCTTGGTTTACGCTGCTATCGTCGCTATTCCGTTCGGTGTGTGGATGCGTATTGGATTAGAAGGCACCAATATTGTGCTCTGGGTTGCTGCCTCCATTGCGTTACTGTATCTACTCTTTCAAGATGCGGTAAACGGACGAAGTATTGGCAAACGACTTATGAAAACAAGAGTCATTGATTCTACGAGTGGGTTGCCTTGCAATCTGTGGCAATCTGTTCTTCGCAATCTGTCACTGCCGATACTTAGTGTAATTGATTGCATCTTCATCTTAGGAGAGAAAAAGCAGCGATTTGGCGATAAACTTTCAAAGACATTGGTAGTCAGAGTTACATAAGACGTTAAACTATAGTGGAGATTAGAATTAATGAGACACTCCAAACCGGTGCGGTTGGAAAACCGCACCTACTGGGGCGAAAGTGTCTATTTATTTTTAGAATCCACCATAAGTAGCAATCATCAACAAAGGAGCGATCAAATAGTGAAAAAGATAATCGGAACTGTTGCGATTCTTGTTTTAGCGGTAACCCTCATGTCATGCGAATGGATTAGAGGGCGCGGAAAACAAGAGGGCGCAGCTGAGAAGCGGGTTGAAGTGGTCAGGAGTGGGGATTTCCAGAAGCTGATTAGCGCGACAGGAAACCTCGAAGCGCTCATTGATGTCGAGGTCAAGGCAAACGTTGCGGGTGAAATTATTGATCTGTATGTGAATGATGGGGACTATGTTGAGAAGGATCAGGTGCTGTTAAAGATTGATCCGGAACAGTACGTGGAAGAAAGGAAGCAGGCTGAAGCCGATGTCGATGCTGCTGTAGCACAACTCAGGCAGTCAGAACTCAACATCATATTGAAAACTGAAGAGCTTGAGAGCGCACGTCAACAAGCGGCAGATAATGTCAAAATTGCCCGATCGAATTTGAGGACAACCCAAGCGGCTTCACAAACACAGATTACCTCGTTAGAAACGGACATCCAAACGACGCTAAACCAATTGGCTCAAGATAACATTGCGCTGGAACAGGCAAAGATCGAATTCAACCGTGCAGAAATCAGACTCGCAGAACTTCAGACAGAACTTGAGTCGGTAAAAGTGGAGCGGGATAACGCGGAATCTGAACGGAATCGGAACAAGGAACTGTTTGAGAAGAAACTGGTTTCCAAAAAATCATTGGAAGAGGCGGAATCAAGATATGCCAATGCAGATTCACAATATAAAACGGCTCTTAAGCGATTAGAGTCTCAGCAGCAAACCGTACAGTCTCAAGAGAAAACTATCGCTACAAGAAAGAGTGCAATCGCAAACCGTCAGCTAACTAAGACGTACCAAGACTTGAATTTGCAAGAACTCCGTAAAATGAGACAAGCGGAGGAGGAGGAGAAAAGCCTCCAACTGCAAATCGCCCAAACCCGCCTTGCGGAGATTGAGGATACCCTCGTAAATGAAAAAACTGTCACCGAGCAAGGAGCGGTGAGCGCACAAGCGAATCTCCTTCGCCGTCGGAGTAGCCTGAAGAACCAAGAGGAACAGTTGGAATGGACAGTTATCAAGGCACCGATGGCTGGCACTGTGACCCTACTCGAAATTGAAGAGGGAGAGATTGTCACCTCCGGTCGCTCGGCATTCTCGCAGAGTCCGCCGTTGATGACAATTGCAGATCTATCAAAAATGGTGGTGAAGACCTACATCAACGAAGTCGATATGGAACGACTCAGGATGGATCAGAAGGCAAACATCAAAGCTGACGCATATAAGGATACAACGTATGACGGTCGCGTCGCGGAAATCTCTCCGAGTGGAGAGGAGCGGGACAATATCATCACCTTTGAGGTAATGGTCGAGGTGGTCGGCTCACCGTCTGAATTACGTCCCGGCATGAGTGCCGATGTCGATGTTGTTACCTATGAGGAGAAAGATGTCTTGATGCTGCCGATTGATGCGGTTCAAGATGAAACGTCGGCAATTGCTACGGCGAAGGTTGGTGCCGCTGCAGATGCTTTCAAAACAGACCAAGAGATTGAGCTCAAAACGCTAACCGGGAAGAGCTTCAACGGCAAGATAACTAGCATCAGCGGCGACCGATTGACAATCAGTCTCGATAGCTCACAGCGCGGCTTGCGTGATGGTGAACGCACCTTCACACTTTTGGTGAACGGTAAGCAGAAGG is a window encoding:
- a CDS encoding ABC transporter permease, with the protein product MKLSEGFSIGLRAIGINKMRSLLTMLGIIVGVASVLAMIAVGDGAKTLVLQDADKLGGASQFSMWRGGWIKKKGQWVRNRSSEFLKYDDVVAIEAECPSVELVIPRIPRWGGVLVQAADGAESRTGYNGVDSHFPIGMNWEIGRGRFFTETEFNDRQKVCVIGSELATELFGEDEPIGKQIKVARSADWEVKREERERVMVRFTVVGVMQTRGRSLRFGWNLDNILFVPLTTAQERFTGNDHVTMFTVKAKHINLIDKAQEEVKTVMRKQHRNQDDFFHIWVLNESMEQLNKISWVIKITLGSIAGFSLLVGGIGIMNMMLVSVTERTREIGLRKAIGAKRRDILLQFLVEAVVMCSIGGLLGIGLGIGAGYGMANIAVKIVKVVPEWPATISTEWIVISVTFSALIGIVFGVYPAVKAAQLSPIEALRTE
- a CDS encoding ABC transporter permease encodes the protein MNLIECIMVGLASLRRNPLRSGLTILGIAIGVGAVVSMVSVGDGSRALVLGEIERTGGLTMIEITRDDWDRQSGTFSRRAGRTLRRWRRNRAEHLETQDIYEIMERGRGVVHVVGEDDMPGWNVYHEGASRNSRVVAGTAGYDRSHNWYPVMGRFFTEEEVERASTVTVIGYKIYDEVFKGEDPIGKEMKATRTTSWGPRYDVRLTVIGVMEEKGDAMDTEGWDERFIIPLTTFQQRFTGRKEVERIRVEATSLDEVEIAKEEAKHILGRLHNNSGEEYQYWTAQEELATAEKIGNTMKALMGGIALIALFVAGIGIMNIMLVSVTERTKEIGLRKALGAKRRDILTQFLIEALVLSITGGILGAILGIFLGKGSAALIAKFVWEGSNWPSVISYSTMIIAMGVSVGIGVIFGLYPAYRAAILMPIEALREVPGDESLRIDGQEFKLASLSGRFWGQLLDSLVYAAIVAIPFGVWMRIGLEGTNIVLWVAASIALLYLLFQDAVNGRSIGKRLMKTRVIDSTSGLPCNLWQSVLRNLSLPILSVIDCIFILGEKKQRFGDKLSKTLVVRVT
- a CDS encoding HlyD family efflux transporter periplasmic adaptor subunit, which encodes MKKIIGTVAILVLAVTLMSCEWIRGRGKQEGAAEKRVEVVRSGDFQKLISATGNLEALIDVEVKANVAGEIIDLYVNDGDYVEKDQVLLKIDPEQYVEERKQAEADVDAAVAQLRQSELNIILKTEELESARQQAADNVKIARSNLRTTQAASQTQITSLETDIQTTLNQLAQDNIALEQAKIEFNRAEIRLAELQTELESVKVERDNAESERNRNKELFEKKLVSKKSLEEAESRYANADSQYKTALKRLESQQQTVQSQEKTIATRKSAIANRQLTKTYQDLNLQELRKMRQAEEEEKSLQLQIAQTRLAEIEDTLVNEKTVTEQGAVSAQANLLRRRSSLKNQEEQLEWTVIKAPMAGTVTLLEIEEGEIVTSGRSAFSQSPPLMTIADLSKMVVKTYINEVDMERLRMDQKANIKADAYKDTTYDGRVAEISPSGEERDNIITFEVMVEVVGSPSELRPGMSADVDVVTYEEKDVLMLPIDAVQDETSAIATAKVGAAADAFKTDQEIELKTLTGKSFNGKITSISGDRLTISLDSSQRGLRDGERTFTLLVNGKQKADGVSTNIKITKDKFVMLDAQGGSEKGNGNSKGQQGKRVSIETGEQNETDVIIKSGLVDGDRVILPERKGAPGGPGRPS